One bacterium genomic window, GTTCATTAACGGTAAAGAGAGATTTTTTTGCAGTATTATTTAAGATAGCTACGATTACTTGATCAAATAACTCTACCGAACGTTTAATAATATCTAAATGCCCATAAGTTACCGGATCGAAACTTCCTGGATAAACAGCTATCCTATTCAAAATTATCCTCTTCTTAACTGAGAAACTAATTTTATCTCACTTTGGCTTAATCTGGCTTTCTTGGCTATTTCTTCAATAGTTAAGCCTTTATCAATTAGATTATTAATTAACTGATAACGATCGCTACCTGGTTCCGACAAACTTACTTTCTCTTTATTTTCAATAGTTAAGCCTTTATCAATTAGATTATTAATTAACTGATAACGATCGCT contains:
- a CDS encoding DUF2802 domain-containing protein produces the protein SDRYQLINNLIDKGLTIENKEKVSLSEPGSDRYQLINNLIDKGLTIEEIAKKARLSQSEIKLVSQLRRG